One genomic segment of Procambarus clarkii isolate CNS0578487 chromosome 34, FALCON_Pclarkii_2.0, whole genome shotgun sequence includes these proteins:
- the LOC123762051 gene encoding phospholipase D1 isoform X3, whose amino-acid sequence MARWRRRLVTLWTHHHGSLGVVCSCVCGVKVSRGNVKQEMEPLAAHDECAETPNNYGATHYQFVDVASQLQYEDEDQHSNHAEVKKSSSFSESSLGARLGNVSSRSTTPRPTDLPLPPSDDTDFSPKAIFRSDAKEKLQNRPSLKIFALTQSPTLGSPDSDIDVLGYLDNTPDTLPDTNDSVGSLPYSRVYETSKFSELMPGAFVPNRHVQLRITKVQPIHSHIHIFNNHMLMISMAHGDYSWTVQKKVMQVASLHSVLVLLRTRLKMPAATRVTRQRRQSMRQQIKQAEQATGTPNGENCTPNNRQLRYPRRALQTMDDTVKADLETYLENLLRHPLFRSHHAVLDFFEISPVSFINELGEKIKEGYVGKRTGSGNPHGCCNWCSTCTGKYKNRWLVLKETCLFFLAPESGQVRTVMLMDSGFQISHSYRLIGARNSLLISNLSRSLMIKCDSESSKKEWYSVITKTQRKYAKDFTNQDLRYGSFAPVRRGSYARWYVDGARYMWDVADMLEGAKEEIFITDWWMSPQIYLKRPDLTGRRWRLGEILRRKAESGVRVFILLYKEVELALGISSLLTKHTVNQLHPNIKVLRHPDHLSGGVLYWAHHEKLVIIDQMYAFVSGIDLAFGRWDDYRHKLVDIGHAGVQASPVRQGILGSALQQLVRGTNEVLMNTVNRSTPSSRRTSLDASVCGNTTQSTTASSLFLNPNESESPKRSDESPERNVAENASVVHGEDTVDHSGTVGIEMTAHKTSSEDAKNNISNEKISGESTAIESMPLQSSAKTLNAKSRFFRREPKSVKDPSQLSDQSSDDEQREGKMGKSFREVRKIGLELVEEVKEKGREVRAWTAHKLPQLHRFYKRHKLKLATKEKMGSCSSLAHAHNLVTMEDTTSTHLWVGKDYVNWISKDLDNLDEPFKDIVNRHHTPRMPWHDIGLFVEGPAARDAARHFIQRWNAVKTEKVKPNANYPYLVPRSYNREYFVPSNMEPKHQVKCQVVRSVGNWSAGLDEDEASIFAAYVDLIRKAKHYIYIENQFFITCGNINEQKEVTNYIGHEIVDRIVRAHNNGEVFRVFILLPLLPAFEGMIGKSSGIAMQYIVYWNYMSISRGKSSVIHCLKERGVTDWERYVSFCSLRTHENLGDHPVSELVYIHSKLMIVDDRFVIAGSANINDRSLNGNRDSEVCLVIEDQEFEESIMNGKPYQAGVFAGSMRKYLFCEHLGIQDCQVPAFDVCDPISDAFFVNVWSYIANKNTLIYEEVFSCYPCNSATTFQAVDELRNVMTLAHVNPTDAQARLQQVQGHLVQFPLDFLKDEILKPGVGTKEYLLPMETWT is encoded by the exons ATGGCCAGGTGGAGGAGGCGGCTGGTGACACTATGGACCCACCACCATGGTAGTTTGGGAGTGgtgtgctcgtgtgtgtgtggtgttaag GTAAGCAGGGGTAATGTGAAGCAGGAGATGGAGCCCCTAGCTGCTCACGATGAATGTGCTGAGACTCCCAATAATTATGGGGCGACTCATTACCAGTTCGTCGATGTGGCTTCACAGCTGCAGTATGAAGATGAAGACCAACACAGTAATCATGCAG AAGTCAAGAAGTCGTCGTCATTCTCAGAGTCGTCCTTGGGTGCTAGGCTTGGTAATGTGTCTTCGAGGAGCACAACTCCAAGGCCGACAG ATCTGCCGTTACCTCCCTCTGATGATACCGACTTCAGTCCAAAAGCAATCTTCCGTTCTGATGCAAAAGAGAAATTACAG AATCGACCCTCCTTGAAAATATTTGCTCTAACCCAGAGTCCAACTCTCGGTTCACCCGACTCCGATATAGATGTTCTTGGCTACCTCGACAACACACCAGATACTCTTCCAGATACAAATGATA GTGTCGGTTCACTGCCTTATAGCAGAGTGTATGAGACTAGTAAATTCTCCGAGTTGATGCCAGGAGCATTTGTTCCCAACCGTCATGTACAGCTCCGCATTACCAAGGTTCAGCCTATTCATTCCCATATACATATCTTCAATAATCATAT GCTGATGATTAGTATGGCGCATGGAGACTATAGCTGGACAGTccagaagaaagtgatgcaggttGCGTCTCTCCACAGTGTTCTGGTGCTGCTGAG AACAAGACTGAAAATGCCGGCAGCAACACGAGTCACGCGGCAGCGAAGGCAAAGCATGAGGCAGCAAATTAAGCAAGCTGAACAAGCAACTGGTACACCTAATGGTGAAAATTGTACCCCAAACAATAGGCAACTCAG GTATCCTCGTCGAGCCCTGCAGACAATGGACGACACTGTAAAGGCCGACCTGGAGACCTACCTTGAAAACCTTCTTCGCCACCCGCTCTTCCGTAGTCATCATGCTGTGCTGGATTTTTTTGAG ATATCTCCTGTATCCTTCATCAATGAGCTgggagagaagattaaagagggaTATGTTGGCAAGAGGACCGGCAGCGGGAACCCGCATGGTTGCTGTAACTG GTGTTCAACATGTACAGGAAAATATAAGAACCGCTGGCTGGTACTGAAGGAAACGTGCCTCTTCTTCCTGGCCCCAGAGAGCGGTCAAGTGCGCACTGTAATGCTCATGGACTCTGGCTTCCAGATCTCTCACAGCTATAGACTAATTGGTGCTCGCAACAGTCTTCTCATATCTAATCTCTCGAG GTCACTGATGATAAAGTGTGACTCAGAGAGCAGCAAAAAGGAGTGGTATTCAGTCATTACTAAAACACAACGTAAATATG CCAAAGACTTCACCAACCAAGATCTGCGATATGGATCCTTTGCCCCAGTCCGGCGTGGGTCCTATGCTCGCTG GTACGTGGATGGTGCCCGGTACATGTGGGATGTGGCAGACATGCTTGAGGGGGCGAAGGAGGAAATTTTTATTACCGACTGGTGGATGAGCCCACAAATTTACCTTAAGCGACCTGACCTAACAGGACGACGTTGGAG GTTGGGAGAAATACTAAGAAGGAAAGCTGAAAGTGGAGTGAGAGTATTTATCTTGCTATACAAGGAGGTAGAACTGGCTTTGGGGATCAGCTCTCTTCTTACAAAGCATACTGTTAACCAACTTCATCCCAATATCAAG GTACTTCGTCACCCAGATCATCTATCAGGAGGAGTGCTGTACTGGGCTCACCATGAAAAGCTCGTCATCATCGATCAGATGTATGCATTCGTcagtggaattgacctggcctttGGACGATGGGATGATTATAGACACAA GCTTGTAGACATTGGACATGCTGGAGTGCAGGCATCTCCAGTTCGCCAAGGAATCCTAGGAAGCGCTCTGCAGCAGTTGGTGCGTGGGACAAATGAGGTGCTAATGAACACAGTTAACCGATCAACACCCAGTAGCAGAAGAACATCTTTGGATGCCTCCGTTTGTGGTAACACGACACAGAGTACCACTGCCAGTTCACTCTTCCTAAATCCAAATGAATCTGAATCCCCAAAGAGGTCTGATGAAAGTCCAGAGAGAAATGTTGCTGAAAATGCTTCAGTGGTTCATGGTGAAGACACAGTGGATCACAGTGGTACAGTAGGAATAGAGATGACGGCTCATAAAACCTCTTCTGAAGATGCAAAAAATAATATTAGTAATGAGAAAATTTCAGGAGAATCTACAGCTATTGAAAGTATGCCCTTACAATCTTCCGCAAAGACATTAAATGCCAAGTCCAGATTCTTTAGACGTGAGCCAAAATCTGTTAAAGATCCATCTCAGTTGAGTGACCAGAGCAGTGACGATGAACAGCGTGAAGGGAAAATGGGGAAAAGCTTTAGGGAAGTACGCAAAATAGGTCTGGAGCTTGTTGAGGAAGTAAAAGAAAAGGGGCGGGAAGTGCGAGCGTGGACTGCTCATAAGCTACCTCAGTTACATCG gtTCTACAAGCGTCACAAACTTAAGTTGGCTACCAAAGAGAAAATGGGCAGCTGCTCTTCACTTGCCCATGCCCACAACTTGGTCACCATGGAAGATACGACCTCAACTCATCTCTGGGTTGGTAAAGACTATGTCAACTGGATCAGTAAAGATCTGGATAACTTGGATGAACCCTTCAAAG ATATTGTTAATCGCCATCACACTCCACGTATGCCGTGGCATGACATTGGCCTCTTTGTTGAGGGACCAGCTGCTCGTGATGCAGCTCGCCATTTTATTCAACGCTGGAATGCTGTAAAAACTGAAAAG GTTAAACCTAATGCTAATTATCCATACTTGGTGCCGAGGTCGTACAACAGGGAGTATTTCGTGCCATCTAACATGGAACCTAAGCATCAAGTGAAGTGTCAG GTTGTACGTAGCGTGGGCAATTGGAGCGCAGGACTGGACGAAGACGAAGCCAGTATTTTTGCCGCGTATGTTGATCTTATTCGGAAAGCCAAACACtacatatatatagaaaaccagttcTTCATCACATGTGGCAATATTAATGAACAGAAAGAGGTTACCAATTACATTGGTCATGAAATTGTGGACCGCATTGTCCGAGCACATAA CAATGGTGAAGTTTTCCGAGTATTCATCCTGCTGCCTCTCCTGCCAGCCTTTGAAGGAATGATTGGCAAATCAAGCGGTATAGCAATGCAGTACATTGTATACTGGAATTACATGAGTATATCCCG CGGTAAATCCAGTGTGATTCATTGCCTGAAAGAGCGTGGTGTCACAGACTGGGAGCGGTACGTGTCGTTCTGCTCCTTGCGTACACATGAGAACCTGGGCGACCATCCAGTGTCAGAGCTTGTATACATCCATTCCAAATTAATGATTGTAGATGATCGATTTGTTATTGCTGGATCGGCAAATATCAATGATCGCAGCCTTAATGGAAATAGAGATTCTGAAGTGTGTCTTGTCATTGAG GACCAAGAGTTTGAGGAGAGTATTATGAATGGTAAGCCATACCAGGCTGGGGTGTTTGCCGGCAGTATGAGGAAATACTTGTTTTGTGAACACCTGGGTATCCAGGACTGTCAGGTGCCAGCCTTTGATGTTTGTGACCCCATCTCTGATGCCTTCTTTGTCAATGTCTGGTCCTACATTGCCAATAAAAACACATTAATATACGAGGAG GTGTTCTCCTGCTACCCGTGCAACAGTGCAACAACATTTCAGGCAGTGGATGAGCTGAGAAATGTTATGACTCTTGCACACGTGAACCCAACAGATGCACAAGCAAGGCTACAGCAAGTTCAG GGACATTTGGTTCAGTTCCCTCTGGACTTTCTGAAGGATGAAATCTTGAAGCCAGGTGTGGGGACCAAGGAGTACCTTCTACCCATGGAGACTTGGACATAG
- the LOC123762051 gene encoding phospholipase D1 isoform X4, whose protein sequence is MARWRRRLVTLWTHHHGSLGVVCSCVCGVKVSRGNVKQEMEPLAAHDECAETPNNYGATHYQFVDVASQLQYEDEDQHSNHADLPLPPSDDTDFSPKAIFRSDAKEKLQNRPSLKIFALTQSPTLGSPDSDIDVLGYLDNTPDTLPDTNDSVGSLPYSRVYETSKFSELMPGAFVPNRHVQLRITKVQPIHSHIHIFNNHMLMISMAHGDYSWTVQKKVMQVASLHSVLVLLRTRLKMPAATRVTRQRRQSMRQQIKQAEQATGTPNGENCTPNNRQLRYPRRALQTMDDTVKADLETYLENLLRHPLFRSHHAVLDFFEISPVSFINELGEKIKEGYVGKRTGSGNPHGCCNWCSTCTGKYKNRWLVLKETCLFFLAPESGQVRTVMLMDSGFQISHSYRLIGARNSLLISNLSRSLMIKCDSESSKKEWYSVITKTQRKYAKDFTNQDLRYGSFAPVRRGSYARWYVDGARYMWDVADMLEGAKEEIFITDWWMSPQIYLKRPDLTGRRWRLGEILRRKAESGVRVFILLYKEVELALGISSLLTKHTVNQLHPNIKVLRHPDHLSGGVLYWAHHEKLVIIDQMYAFVSGIDLAFGRWDDYRHKLVDIGHAGVQASPVRQGILGSALQQLVRGTNEVLMNTVNRSTPSSRRTSLDASVCGNTTQSTTASSLFLNPNESESPKRSDESPERNVAENASVVHGEDTVDHSGTVGIEMTAHKTSSEDAKNNISNEKISGESTAIESMPLQSSAKTLNAKSRFFRREPKSVKDPSQLSDQSSDDEQREGKMGKSFREVRKIGLELVEEVKEKGREVRAWTAHKLPQLHRRNSSDSEISDSSSDEGETVQNSRNRFYKRHKLKLATKEKMGSCSSLAHAHNLVTMEDTTSTHLWVGKDYVNWISKDLDNLDEPFKDIVNRHHTPRMPWHDIGLFVEGPAARDAARHFIQRWNAVKTEKVKPNANYPYLVPRSYNREYFVPSNMEPKHQVKCQVVRSVGNWSAGLDEDEASIFAAYVDLIRKAKHYIYIENQFFITCGNINEQKEVTNYIGHEIVDRIVRAHNNGEVFRVFILLPLLPAFEGMIGKSSGIAMQYIVYWNYMSISRGKSSVIHCLKERGVTDWERYVSFCSLRTHENLGDHPVSELVYIHSKLMIVDDRFVIAGSANINDRSLNGNRDSEVCLVIEDQEFEESIMNGKPYQAGVFAGSMRKYLFCEHLGIQDCQVPAFDVCDPISDAFFVNVWSYIANKNTLIYEEVFSCYPCNSATTFQAVDELRNVMTLAHVNPTDAQARLQQVQGHLVQFPLDFLKDEILKPGVGTKEYLLPMETWT, encoded by the exons ATGGCCAGGTGGAGGAGGCGGCTGGTGACACTATGGACCCACCACCATGGTAGTTTGGGAGTGgtgtgctcgtgtgtgtgtggtgttaag GTAAGCAGGGGTAATGTGAAGCAGGAGATGGAGCCCCTAGCTGCTCACGATGAATGTGCTGAGACTCCCAATAATTATGGGGCGACTCATTACCAGTTCGTCGATGTGGCTTCACAGCTGCAGTATGAAGATGAAGACCAACACAGTAATCATGCAG ATCTGCCGTTACCTCCCTCTGATGATACCGACTTCAGTCCAAAAGCAATCTTCCGTTCTGATGCAAAAGAGAAATTACAG AATCGACCCTCCTTGAAAATATTTGCTCTAACCCAGAGTCCAACTCTCGGTTCACCCGACTCCGATATAGATGTTCTTGGCTACCTCGACAACACACCAGATACTCTTCCAGATACAAATGATA GTGTCGGTTCACTGCCTTATAGCAGAGTGTATGAGACTAGTAAATTCTCCGAGTTGATGCCAGGAGCATTTGTTCCCAACCGTCATGTACAGCTCCGCATTACCAAGGTTCAGCCTATTCATTCCCATATACATATCTTCAATAATCATAT GCTGATGATTAGTATGGCGCATGGAGACTATAGCTGGACAGTccagaagaaagtgatgcaggttGCGTCTCTCCACAGTGTTCTGGTGCTGCTGAG AACAAGACTGAAAATGCCGGCAGCAACACGAGTCACGCGGCAGCGAAGGCAAAGCATGAGGCAGCAAATTAAGCAAGCTGAACAAGCAACTGGTACACCTAATGGTGAAAATTGTACCCCAAACAATAGGCAACTCAG GTATCCTCGTCGAGCCCTGCAGACAATGGACGACACTGTAAAGGCCGACCTGGAGACCTACCTTGAAAACCTTCTTCGCCACCCGCTCTTCCGTAGTCATCATGCTGTGCTGGATTTTTTTGAG ATATCTCCTGTATCCTTCATCAATGAGCTgggagagaagattaaagagggaTATGTTGGCAAGAGGACCGGCAGCGGGAACCCGCATGGTTGCTGTAACTG GTGTTCAACATGTACAGGAAAATATAAGAACCGCTGGCTGGTACTGAAGGAAACGTGCCTCTTCTTCCTGGCCCCAGAGAGCGGTCAAGTGCGCACTGTAATGCTCATGGACTCTGGCTTCCAGATCTCTCACAGCTATAGACTAATTGGTGCTCGCAACAGTCTTCTCATATCTAATCTCTCGAG GTCACTGATGATAAAGTGTGACTCAGAGAGCAGCAAAAAGGAGTGGTATTCAGTCATTACTAAAACACAACGTAAATATG CCAAAGACTTCACCAACCAAGATCTGCGATATGGATCCTTTGCCCCAGTCCGGCGTGGGTCCTATGCTCGCTG GTACGTGGATGGTGCCCGGTACATGTGGGATGTGGCAGACATGCTTGAGGGGGCGAAGGAGGAAATTTTTATTACCGACTGGTGGATGAGCCCACAAATTTACCTTAAGCGACCTGACCTAACAGGACGACGTTGGAG GTTGGGAGAAATACTAAGAAGGAAAGCTGAAAGTGGAGTGAGAGTATTTATCTTGCTATACAAGGAGGTAGAACTGGCTTTGGGGATCAGCTCTCTTCTTACAAAGCATACTGTTAACCAACTTCATCCCAATATCAAG GTACTTCGTCACCCAGATCATCTATCAGGAGGAGTGCTGTACTGGGCTCACCATGAAAAGCTCGTCATCATCGATCAGATGTATGCATTCGTcagtggaattgacctggcctttGGACGATGGGATGATTATAGACACAA GCTTGTAGACATTGGACATGCTGGAGTGCAGGCATCTCCAGTTCGCCAAGGAATCCTAGGAAGCGCTCTGCAGCAGTTGGTGCGTGGGACAAATGAGGTGCTAATGAACACAGTTAACCGATCAACACCCAGTAGCAGAAGAACATCTTTGGATGCCTCCGTTTGTGGTAACACGACACAGAGTACCACTGCCAGTTCACTCTTCCTAAATCCAAATGAATCTGAATCCCCAAAGAGGTCTGATGAAAGTCCAGAGAGAAATGTTGCTGAAAATGCTTCAGTGGTTCATGGTGAAGACACAGTGGATCACAGTGGTACAGTAGGAATAGAGATGACGGCTCATAAAACCTCTTCTGAAGATGCAAAAAATAATATTAGTAATGAGAAAATTTCAGGAGAATCTACAGCTATTGAAAGTATGCCCTTACAATCTTCCGCAAAGACATTAAATGCCAAGTCCAGATTCTTTAGACGTGAGCCAAAATCTGTTAAAGATCCATCTCAGTTGAGTGACCAGAGCAGTGACGATGAACAGCGTGAAGGGAAAATGGGGAAAAGCTTTAGGGAAGTACGCAAAATAGGTCTGGAGCTTGTTGAGGAAGTAAAAGAAAAGGGGCGGGAAGTGCGAGCGTGGACTGCTCATAAGCTACCTCAGTTACATCG GAGAAACAGTTCGGACTCTGAAATTTCAGATAGTTCATCTGACGAAGGAGAGACGGTACAGAACTCAAGAAATAG gtTCTACAAGCGTCACAAACTTAAGTTGGCTACCAAAGAGAAAATGGGCAGCTGCTCTTCACTTGCCCATGCCCACAACTTGGTCACCATGGAAGATACGACCTCAACTCATCTCTGGGTTGGTAAAGACTATGTCAACTGGATCAGTAAAGATCTGGATAACTTGGATGAACCCTTCAAAG ATATTGTTAATCGCCATCACACTCCACGTATGCCGTGGCATGACATTGGCCTCTTTGTTGAGGGACCAGCTGCTCGTGATGCAGCTCGCCATTTTATTCAACGCTGGAATGCTGTAAAAACTGAAAAG GTTAAACCTAATGCTAATTATCCATACTTGGTGCCGAGGTCGTACAACAGGGAGTATTTCGTGCCATCTAACATGGAACCTAAGCATCAAGTGAAGTGTCAG GTTGTACGTAGCGTGGGCAATTGGAGCGCAGGACTGGACGAAGACGAAGCCAGTATTTTTGCCGCGTATGTTGATCTTATTCGGAAAGCCAAACACtacatatatatagaaaaccagttcTTCATCACATGTGGCAATATTAATGAACAGAAAGAGGTTACCAATTACATTGGTCATGAAATTGTGGACCGCATTGTCCGAGCACATAA CAATGGTGAAGTTTTCCGAGTATTCATCCTGCTGCCTCTCCTGCCAGCCTTTGAAGGAATGATTGGCAAATCAAGCGGTATAGCAATGCAGTACATTGTATACTGGAATTACATGAGTATATCCCG CGGTAAATCCAGTGTGATTCATTGCCTGAAAGAGCGTGGTGTCACAGACTGGGAGCGGTACGTGTCGTTCTGCTCCTTGCGTACACATGAGAACCTGGGCGACCATCCAGTGTCAGAGCTTGTATACATCCATTCCAAATTAATGATTGTAGATGATCGATTTGTTATTGCTGGATCGGCAAATATCAATGATCGCAGCCTTAATGGAAATAGAGATTCTGAAGTGTGTCTTGTCATTGAG GACCAAGAGTTTGAGGAGAGTATTATGAATGGTAAGCCATACCAGGCTGGGGTGTTTGCCGGCAGTATGAGGAAATACTTGTTTTGTGAACACCTGGGTATCCAGGACTGTCAGGTGCCAGCCTTTGATGTTTGTGACCCCATCTCTGATGCCTTCTTTGTCAATGTCTGGTCCTACATTGCCAATAAAAACACATTAATATACGAGGAG GTGTTCTCCTGCTACCCGTGCAACAGTGCAACAACATTTCAGGCAGTGGATGAGCTGAGAAATGTTATGACTCTTGCACACGTGAACCCAACAGATGCACAAGCAAGGCTACAGCAAGTTCAG GGACATTTGGTTCAGTTCCCTCTGGACTTTCTGAAGGATGAAATCTTGAAGCCAGGTGTGGGGACCAAGGAGTACCTTCTACCCATGGAGACTTGGACATAG